TTCAATGCTCCCTCGGCCTCCACTGTAAGAGCTCTAGGGGAGGCTGGATCAGGGTCACCGTGAAGTATGTCAAATAGAGGTTTAAGTTCTCCTGTGGTCAGTTTCAAATAGGGTCGCAGCCAGTTTATGTCCCCCAACAGTTTCTGAAAGTCATTTAGGGAAGTGAGAGAAGACTgcttaatttgaattttcttggGGTGTACTAGATTTGGATCTAACTGGAAGCCCAAAAAGAGGAATGGATACTGGGTCTGAATTTTATCTGGGGCGATGGCAAAACCGAGTTTTTGCAAAGCCAAGACTAGATCTTGGGCAACCTTTTGCACTTCCGACGGAGTTGGTGCATCAAGCAGCAAATCATCCATATAATGTATAATGGAATGGAAACTTAAATCTGAATGGATCTATTGTCTGAGCAACATAACACTGGCATAAAGTAGGACTATTTGCCATGCCCTGGGGAAGAACCTTCCATTGAAATCAAGGGTTAGGGCCCCCGTGATTAGTGATGGGGATAGAGAAAGCGAAGCGCTTGCAGTCCTCGGGATGTAGGGGGATGGAAAAAAAGCAGTTTTTTATATCTATCACCAACTTATAAAAGCCTAAGGGTATAGCCACTGGGTTGCAAGGCCCCCATGGGTTGCATGGTTTTGTTAACACTCCGAAGGTCCTGCAATAATCTCCAtgacccatttttatttttgataacaaATATGGGGGTGTtccagggggagctggagggtTCAAGGTGGCCTAAGCATAATTGCTCCTGCACTAGCTCACAGGTGGCCTTGACCTTCTCTAGAAGCATGGACCACTGATCAATCCAAACCGGTTCATCAGATTTCCAAGTTATTTTATCCGCCTGGAGTGCAGGAGGGTCAGTGGTCCTTACGAAGAAAGGTTAGGGTTCGATCTCAACCCGGCTCTCCCGGTCACCGGGGTGAGCTCAATAGGTTCTTTGATATCTTGTTCCTCTTTTCCCAGCCCCTTTCCAGGGAGGAAGCCTTGCTGTAACATTTGCCTAGTGACTACTTCACTCGGACTGCACATCATGAATCCTATCTTGCTCAGGATATCTCGACCCCAGAGGTTAATGGGAAGGTTTTCAACAACATCTGGTTGAACTGAGCCAGTGTTACCATCCTCATCCTTCCAGGTCAATATTTTAGCACTCTGCAAAGTACTTTGTGTCTGACCAATTCCCTGTAAGTGAGTGGCAGTAGGACTCAAAGGCCATGCTAAAGGCCAGAAGCTTCGTGAGAGAACCGTGGCATCTGCTCCAGTGTCAATTAGACCACGGAAGGGCTTCCCGTCTAGCCAAAGTGTCATCATGGGTCTCGAGTTGGTTAATTGCTGGACCCACAGAATATGGGGGGTCTCCTGGGTGTCCGGGGCCTCTTTCCTTGGCCTGCTATAACCTTGCGAACCAATATCCAATAGCTGAAGATAGAGTCAGGAATAGAGGAACCATGGCCATGGGCCTCTGATAGTTCTTTTCCAACCTTGTCCCATGACCGAGGATGGATAGCCGGGCCGGTCAGGACCAGCCAAGGGCAACGAGCATCAatataactaaaaaatttaaCCAGATCCTTCTTCTTAACTCTTACTCCCCTCTCTCTGAATGAAGACTTGAATTCCTCAATAAACTGCTGTTCCTTAGACAAACAATGGCCCATGACAAATGGGACGACAATGAGGAAGGTGCCAACTTACCTCCCTCCTGGAAAGAGCGCAAGTCAAGCAATGCAATAGGAGGGCCACAACCGATGATCTGCCGGCAATGAACGTCGTCCGGTAGTCGACCGTGCCTCGATAACCTGTTCGGGCGCCACTTGTCCTTTTGCCTTGTGCTTTTTTGTCCCCAGCACGGGACgtctgtctctgtaacagttcaACTATTATCTTGTGACGCGTATATTTTCACAATATCCTGGTGGTTAATCTCTGCTTAGGGAACGGCCAAGTTCTCTTTCCCAAGGTTTCGGCCCCCAACACTTGGCCTTGGATTCTTGAGTTATGAAATGGACTAACAAGCAGTGGGGTGAGGCGGGGCTAAGGGAGGGAGCAGAGTGATATAACTGTAGGGATACGGGCACATCGAAGGTGGTGGAAATTATAATCTTACACCCAGAGACcgtaaactttaacactattgtaacaaattaaaataaaagaaattaaaaataaataaataaaaataaaagaaatttaaagagccCAACTATTTGAATCATTTTGCATCAGTTGTTTCCCTGGAGGAGCTGGGCCCAGGGGAATCAGAAGCACTCACGGATGGTCAACTGTGTCCAGTCTGGTACCAGCAATGAACAGGGAGTGGGAAGGCTGAGCATGGTCGGATCAAGCTCAACCCTCCCTGTCCTTGGGCCTGGACTAGGctggcttggtttggggcccacgCTCAGGGCTGCTCCCGCTCAGGGCATGGGGGTGCCGTGGGAAACCCAAAGTGCTGAGACTTCACACCACATCAGGGCTGACATGAAAATCTTACCCCCTTCTCCCCGCAACAGTCCTAGGTTCTCCTGGGTCAGCCCTCCTGCCCTCGGCTCTGCTGGaagcttcccctcccctccagaaACCCCAGGTCCCTTGCAATCCTGTGCTTGGAGAGAGGGgagagccttgcacacggcccacttgAATCCCATGcccgccaccccccagcccaccaggagtgatccctgagcacagagccaggagtaagttctgagcaccaccattgtGGTCCTtccagaaagaggaggaggaggaggaagaggaagaggggggggaggaggaggaggaggaggaggaggaggaggaggaggagaagaagaagaagaagaagaagaagaagaagaagaagaagaacaagaacaagaacaagaacaagaacaagaacaagaagaacaagaacaagaacaagaacaagaacaagaaagaagaagaagaaggagaagaggaggaggaggaggaggaagaggagagagccAAGCAGGAGTCACCCCATGACCCAGACCTAGAGATCTGTGCTGCAAGGGGTGCTCCCACAGTGCCCCTCATCAACTGTGCCCCATCTCTCCTCACCCTCTCATCCCTGTGCTGCTAGAGAAGGGGCTGAGGATGAGACACCCCCAACAGTGATAGGGGTTTGAGTAAGAAAGGCATTAGAGACCAGCCATTCTTCTGACTCCTGTCCTCTCCCCAGCCAGCCTGCCTCGCTCCTTTCTCAGGTCCTTTCCCCTGCGCTGAGCCTGGGGAAGACCTGGAAGCAGGCCTGTTGCCTAGGAAACAGCCCCACTCATGTTCCCCGGGGTCCCGCCGGTGAGGAATCCCTGCGCCACCTGCTGGATGCAGCAACAGCAGCTAGGGGTGGGGGCATCAATCCCCTGTCTCTGCCTCGCCACCCTTAAGCATCCTCCCTCCTCCTCGCCCCTGGATCCCTACAGAGCACTGTCTAGCATGGAGGAGTGTGGCAgcgggaggaagaggggggacaCGGGGAGGACCACCCCCCCCACTCCTAGCTTGGGAGTTGCAGAGGAAACCCTTGATTTCCTGCGGCCCCGAGTCTAAAGCGCAGGGCACCCATCTGGCTTCCCATCAGCCAGGGGATTCTGCAGGAGGGAAGCCCGGGGAGGAAAAGGTTaagttggggtgggtgggagagtgacGTGTGGGGTCACAGGAAGGGCCCTACGCCACATCCCTCCTGGATCCCTCCTCTTCCCTGGCCCCTGGCGCCCCGGACTTCCCTTTCCTCCCCGCCCACCTGGAAAACTTAGCCTCTTGGAGCCGAGACTGTCGTGCCTCCAAGGAAAGCCCAGGAAGGGGTCCCAGGAGAGGGCAAGGCTGAGAGCAGGTCTCCTAGGGTACCACCCCCTCAGTCCCCCTTCCCAACACCCGCCTCCATCCCCAGCTGGGCCTCCCTGACCTGAGCCTGACCCCTAAGGTGAAGTGGAGCCTCTGGTGCATGAGGGGTGGGCTGGGAGTTCTTCTTTCCCCATTGGGATCACagatagagaaactgaggcacaggggtgtgggggagagagaaggttCCTACCTGTTCAGCGCCCGCCCCCTCCCGACCCCCCCCTCCATGGGTCTGCTCTGGCCCTGGCTCCCGGCCCGGGCTGGCAGCCCAGAGCGAGGAGCTtatgagggggcggggcaggctggggaccTTGGTCTCCCGGGGCCCCTCACCCCGCCCACCGGCCCTCCTGAACCCAGCTGGGAGATAAAGGAGGCGGGCAGCTGGGCTGGCAGGCTGGCTCTGGTGCCCTGCAGGTGAGGGCCCCCCGTCCTGAGGTCTGCATGAGGCCGGAGAATGGGAGGtagggggtgctgggtggggggtgatgggcgCTTTGACTCCGGGCCACCGTCTGCCGGGACTCCCCGTCCAAATTCTGCTCGGCGGCAGGCAGAGCGGCTgagtgcgcgcgcgtgcgtgcgtgcgtgtgcgtgtgcgtgtgcgcgtgggTAGGGACTAGGGGCAGCTCCCCGGACCCCTAAGGGGGAGTCGGGGGCGTGTCCGGTAGGCGGGGCCCGGCGAGACTGGGATTGGGGTACAGTGCTTCCCAACAGGGGCAGCAGCAGGAACAAAGGACCTGGTGTGAGGGGTGGAAGGCGGGGCCCGCTGGCCTGGAGGACACAGCCGCCGGGTCGCTGACCCCCGCCCCTCCGGGCTGGCTGCCCACTTCCCGATTGGCACCGGGACCGCAGGAGCTGAAAGGGCCCTCAGAGGGCCGGGACACTGCCCCCATCATGCCATCTGAGCGGTCCCGTTCTCAGCCCGCGGGTGCGGACGGCGAGGGGGCGCCTCCCAGCGCCCCTGCCACGTCCCTCCCCGAGGGAGCGCCAGCCATGGTCCCgctgctgcccgctgcccacGACGACGACGACGTGACGGTGACGCGGCTGTCGCGCTCCATCCACCTCTACTGCAAGCAGccggggcccccaggggccccggggccgccccgcccgctgctcctgctgctgccctGGCTGGGGGCGCCGCAGGGCGCCCAGGCCAAGTACCTGCAGCTCTACCTGGCCAGCGGCTTCGACGTGCTGGCCGTGGAGAGCTCACTGAGGCACTTCCTGTGCCCGCGCCTGGGCTTGGGCCGCGCGGCGCGCCTGCTGGAGCTGTTGCAGGGGCCCGGGGTGCTGGCCGGCCGCCCCCTGGTCGTGCACGCCCTCTCCCTGGGGGGCTACACCTTCGCTCAGATGCTGCTGCTCATCCACCGCCAGCCCGGGCGCTACAGCGCCGTGGCCCAGCGCCTCTGGGGACATGTCTTCGACAGCCTGGTGGTGGGCAGCCTGGACCGCATGGCGCTGGGTGAGTGCCGGGGGGcgtgggcaggagggggtggggtgggggctgcggctGGACTCCAGGCGGGCAGGGCTCTGTGATCCACCTGCGTCCACGTGACTGCTCAGCCCCCCTGTCCTCGAGGTACCACGTGGAGCATCCATCTGCCCCTTTGTCCTACCCGCACCTTCCCTCTGATCCCTGGCGAGTGAGCCCTGCCAGTCTGACCCCACACAAGCTCACCTCCGCCTCATCCCTCTGGAGACTGTCCCAGGACCCGGCCACCTTCAGTAACCCTCTGCCCTGGGGCCCTCTGTGCACAGGGTTCGGAAGAGCCTCAGAAATCAATTGATCATGTGGTAGCACCCTTAGGTCTTCTCTACAACCATGACTCTTGGGGGAGCAGGTTGAAGCCCtctgtcctacacacacacacacacacacacacacacacacacacacacatccggccctctgtcctacacacacacacacacacacatccggccctctgtcctacacacacacaaccatgacTCTTGGGGGAGCAGGTTGAAGCCCtctgtcctacacacacacacacacacacatccggcCCTCTGTCCTAAACACACACAACCATGACTCTTGGGGGAGCAGGTTGAAGCCCtctgtcctacacacacacatacatccggccctctgtcctacacacacacacacacacacacacacacacacacacatccggccctctgtcctacacacacacaaccatgacTCTTGGGGGAGCAGGTTGAAGCCCtctgtcctacacacacacacacatccggccctctgtcctacacacacacacacacacacatccggccctctgtcctacacacacacacacacacatccggccctctgtcctacacacacacacacacacacatccggccctctgtcctacacacacacacacacacacacacatccggccctctgtcctacacacacacaaccatgacTCTTGGGGGAGCAGGTTGAAGCCCtctgtcctacacacacacacacacacacacacacacacacacacattcggccctctgtcctacacacacacacacacacacacacggccctctgtcctacacacacacaaccatgacTCTTGGGGGAGCAGGTTGAAGCCCtctgtcctacacacacacacatatccggccctctgtcctacacacacacacacacacacacacacatccggccctctgtcctacacacacacaaccatgacTCTTGGGGGAGCAGGTTGAAGCCCtctgtcctacacacacacacacatccggccctctgtcctacacacacacacacacacacacacacacatccggcccttgtcctacacacacacatccggccctctgtcctacacacacacacacacacacacacacacacacacacatccggccctctgtcctacacacacacacacacatccggccctctgtcctacacacacacacacacacacacacacacatccggccctctgtcctacacacacacaaccatgacTCTTGGGGGAGCAGGTTGAAGCCCtctgtcctacacacacacacacacacacacacacacacacacacacacatccggccctctgtcctacacacacacacacacacacatccggccctctgtcctacacacacacaaccatgacTCTTGGGGGAGCAGGTTGAAGCCCtctgtcctacacacacacacacacacacacacacacacacacacggccctctgtcctacacacacacacacacacacacacacacggccctctgtcctacacacacacaaccatgacTCTTGGGGGAGCAGGTTGAAGCCCtctgtcctacacacacacacacatccggccctctgtcctacacacacacacacacacacacacacacacatccggccctctgtcctacacacacacacacacacacatccggccctctgtcctacacacacacacacacacacacatccggccctctgtcctacacacacacaaccatgacTCTTGGGGGAGCAGGTTGAAGCCCtctgtcctacacacacacacacacacacacacacacacacacacacggccctctgtcctacacacacacaaccatgacTCTTGGGGGAGCAGGTTGAAGCCCtctgtcctacacacacacacacacacacacacggccctctgtcctacacacacacacacacacacacacacacacatccggccctctgtcctacacacacacaaccatgactcttgggggagcagggagcaggtTGAAGCCCtctgtcctacacacacacacacacacacacacacacacagacacacacacacacacacatccggccctgtcctacacacacacaccgcatcCCAAAAGCCCTGTCCTGCACCTGTACACACACCCCCTCTGGATCCACAAGCCctctgtcccccaagccctctgtCCCGCACAGCTGGACATCTCTAGGAGTGGTTCTGGGGCCCCTGGACAGTGCCTGGGAGGGCTCCTAAAAAATAAGGGGGCATGTCACTGACCCAACTTCAATTCccggcaccttatatggtcccctaagtcctgccaggcgtgatccctgaaagTGAAGTTACAAAGTGACCCTGCCACTTAGGTTCggcggccacacctggctgtgctccgccAGGGGCGACTCCCATCTCCATGCTGGGGTGGGGCGGCTGGGGGTCCtcgtggtggtgccagggatagaaccaggccCCCTTGCCAGCCTTCAAAGTCATTCTCCGGAGGCCGCTCACGGACAGGAGGGTATGCGTGTCCCTCACAAgtccccggtttgatccctggcactgcatggccggGGAGAGGCAGAGCTGTGGGGCCACGTGTCGGCGTAACTGGAGCCTGGAGCCCCAGAATGTCTCTAGCTCTTCGCTACCCATAAGCCGGGGCTCAGCACCCCCCTTCCTGCCTGCAGAGCTCTCCTGGCCCACCTTCCTTTATccgcccctccctgctgtggCACCTGTGCCCCAGAGGGACAGCAGGGGGCCCTTGGCCCAACCCGGAACAGGAGTCACTGCAGGTGTCTCAAGAGCCCCCAActctgggctgggctgccccCCACACCCGCGGGGTGGAGGTGGAAGGCCGGCCCCAGCTAACCCTCCTGCCTGGCACACACAGGCGTGTCTCAGCTGATCCGGCCACAGGCGCTGGGCCCGGTCATCAAGGCCACGGCCACACTCTACTTCCACCTGTGCCCGGGCTGCACCGTGCGGCACTACGAGGCAGCGGTGGGCGCCTTCCAGCAGCCCCCCGTGCGGCCCCCGACACTCGTCTTCTACAGCCACGACGACCCGCTCTGCGATGTGGAGCGCCTGGGGCAGCTGCTGGCAGGCTGGCGGCAGGAGGGCATGGCTGTGTGGACGCAGGCCTGGGAGACCTCCTGGCCAGGCTGGGCCTGGCAATGCCGCCCGCCCGGCTCTGAGGGACACAACCCCCCGGCCAGTGGCCGGAAGGTGCCAGGGAGCGGGGACGGGGCGGAGGGAAGGACCAGAGACAAGGGGTGGAGGCCCGGAGACCTCGggtttattcacttatttaataTACAATGATGCAACTGTGACTCCCAAGTGTGCAAAGTTAAAGCCTTCGACTgcagctgggtggggtgggggcagggcaggacacctggggacaccCAGGGGCAGTGGGCAGCCTTCTTCCCAGGGCCGGGGCCCAAGGAGCAGCTCCctagggctggggaagggggcagagaCCTCCCTGTGACCTAGGTCAGGAGCCCAGACGTGCCACATGGCTGGAGGGGCAGAGGCCGGGCCGGGAGAGCACCATTTCCGGGGTGAGGAGGGGGGCCCCCCCGCAGACGCCAGGAGGGCCCGCCTGGCCCGGAGGTGGGAGCCGGCTGAGCAGGCTGCAGCGAGAGAAACCTGAGACGGGCACGAGGGGCCTGAGAGCCCaggcgggctgggctgggctggctccCGGGGGGGTCCAGGGGTCCCCCGGGGAGTGGCGAGCAGGCCCGGGGAGC
The nucleotide sequence above comes from Sorex araneus isolate mSorAra2 chromosome 1, mSorAra2.pri, whole genome shotgun sequence. Encoded proteins:
- the LOC129402485 gene encoding uncharacterized protein LOC129402485 — translated: MVPLLPAAHDDDDVTVTRLSRSIHLYCKQPGPPGAPGPPRPLLLLLPWLGAPQGAQAKYLQLYLASGFDVLAVESSLRHFLCPRLGLGRAARLLELLQGPGVLAGRPLVVHALSLGGYTFAQMLLLIHRQPGRYSAVAQRLWGHVFDSLVVGSLDRMALGVSQLIRPQALGPVIKATATLYFHLCPGCTVRHYEAAVGAFQQPPVRPPTLVFYSHDDPLCDVERLGQLLAGWRQEGMAVWTQAWETSWEELGIP